AAGAGGAGCGCGGCGAGGAGGAAGCGCATGGCGGGAAGAGCAGGCGCCGGCACGGAGCTGCTCACTTCTTTTCGTACCAGGTCGCGTTCAGTCGGCACAGGTCTTTGCAGCACCGGAACCCCATGTCATCGAAGTGCTGCTCGAGATTGACCGTACCATATGACCCGCGTCCGAGGTCGGCCACAGCATCGACTGTCGCGAGGTCGGAGCCGGCTTCACCTGCCAGACGGTGCCCGGTGCCTACGAGACGGGAAAGGTCTACGAGCGCATTTGCTGCAGGGCCAACAAGGACAGCGGTCGGCCTGCATGAGTGTCGCGCTGGACGAGTACCAATCCGTTCGCTACATTGTTCGAAGTGAACGAGTTGGTGTTCCAAGTGACGCAAGAAGCGGACGGCGGGTTCGTTGCTGAATGCTTGACCGACCCCATCTTCACGCAGGCCGACTCGTGGGATGGGTTGCGCGAGAGCGTGCGGGACGCGGTGCGCGGCTATTTTTTCGACAAGCCGATGCCGGCCAATATCCGGCTCCACCTCGTTCGTGACGAACTGCTGGCGACGGCTTGAAGCTCCCCCGTGACCTCAGCGGCAGCCGGCTGGCGCAAATGCTCACCACGCGTTGGGGGTACGTCTTGAAGCATCAGGCCGGGAGTCACCTCATCCTAGAGACCGAGCAGCCTTCGCACCAACGTATCGCTATTCCGGCTCACAAGAGTCTTCGTGTCGGAACGTTGCACGCGATCCTCCGGTCGGTGGCACAGCACAAGGGCGTCGGTCTCGAGACCATTCTCGCGGGTTGATACTGATCCCCGCCGCTGCGTTCACGCAGTTCACCGGCCTCGTTTCGTTCGCACCGGGTGTGTCGGTTCATGTGCTCCAGATGGCCCCTTGTCATGGCTATCACTCGCATTCGCCTGGAGCCCGGAACTGAAGCGACGGCGCACCAGTCTCGGAGCGACGCTTCCCTTCGAGCGCGACGGCGATCCAGACTCGGAGCGACGCGTCTCCCCCACGCGCGCAGCGCGCGCCATCGGCAAGGC
This sequence is a window from Myxococcales bacterium. Protein-coding genes within it:
- a CDS encoding type II toxin-antitoxin system HicA family toxin — encoded protein: MKLPRDLSGSRLAQMLTTRWGYVLKHQAGSHLILETEQPSHQRIAIPAHKSLRVGTLHAILRSVAQHKGVGLETILAG
- a CDS encoding 2-phospho-L-lactate guanylyltransferase; this encodes MNELVFQVTQEADGGFVAECLTDPIFTQADSWDGLRESVRDAVRGYFFDKPMPANIRLHLVRDELLATA